A window of Methanolobus sediminis contains these coding sequences:
- the pyrI gene encoding aspartate carbamoyltransferase regulatory subunit yields MTDIETELRVSRIENGTVIDHITAGKALNVLKILGLPDSSKGVVSVVINSKGKYGKKDVVKVENRELNVEEVDKIALISPNATINIIRDFNVASKYKVHIPSFVEGVVSCINPNCISNSNEPITSKFAVDTENISLKLRCYYCGRVISENIAEYLL; encoded by the coding sequence ATGACCGATATTGAGACAGAGCTCAGAGTTAGCAGGATAGAGAATGGTACTGTCATCGACCATATAACCGCAGGCAAAGCCCTTAATGTGCTCAAGATCCTCGGACTTCCTGATTCATCAAAGGGAGTTGTGAGTGTTGTGATCAACTCCAAAGGAAAATATGGAAAAAAAGATGTGGTGAAGGTCGAAAACCGTGAACTGAATGTGGAAGAAGTTGACAAAATAGCACTTATTTCTCCTAATGCAACCATCAATATTATACGTGACTTCAATGTTGCCAGCAAGTACAAGGTACACATTCCATCATTTGTGGAAGGAGTTGTCAGCTGCATTAATCCAAACTGCATATCCAATAGCAATGAGCCCATTACATCAAAGTTTGCTGTTGATACCGAAAATATATCCCTAAAACTCAGATGCTATTATTGCGGAAGAGTAATCTCTGAAAATATTGCAGAGTACCTGCTATGA
- the dinB gene encoding DNA polymerase IV: MENSRKERITLHIDMDSFYSSVEVRDRPELKGLPVVVGSDPKAGSGRGVASTCSYEARAYGIHSGMAISKAYKLCPDAVYLRVNMKLYKEVSAEIMQTLRIFADRFQQVSVDEAYLDIGESISDYASATLLAKKIKSEVQRLHGLTCSIGVAPNKVIAKIASDFNKPDGLTIVRPEDIQDFLFPMHVSKIPGIGKKTQPILEEMGIETVGQLATCDVQLLIARFGKFGVVMHQLANGIDTREVKEREEVKSVSTEDTFDEDISDPGKIEQVFTELTEKVHTSMMKKRFRYRTVTIKVRFEDFRTYTRARTLNAATTDKEVITKNALILMEEFMGKGRFRLLGVGVTKLEKIDERQTFLSDFY, translated from the coding sequence ATGGAAAACTCTCGAAAAGAAAGGATAACACTGCACATCGATATGGACAGTTTTTACTCCTCGGTGGAAGTAAGGGATAGACCGGAACTTAAAGGACTGCCCGTTGTTGTGGGTTCTGACCCGAAAGCTGGCAGTGGCAGAGGAGTTGCCAGCACCTGTTCTTATGAAGCAAGAGCATATGGCATACATTCCGGCATGGCAATCTCAAAAGCTTACAAACTGTGCCCTGATGCAGTATATCTTCGAGTCAACATGAAGCTTTACAAGGAAGTATCAGCAGAGATAATGCAGACACTCCGTATTTTTGCTGACAGGTTCCAGCAGGTAAGTGTTGACGAAGCATACCTTGACATTGGAGAATCAATATCGGATTATGCATCAGCAACCCTGCTTGCAAAGAAAATCAAAAGTGAGGTTCAAAGACTTCATGGGCTTACATGCTCCATAGGTGTGGCTCCGAACAAGGTGATTGCAAAGATCGCATCCGATTTTAACAAGCCTGATGGACTGACTATTGTAAGACCTGAGGACATACAGGATTTTCTGTTCCCCATGCATGTGTCAAAGATACCTGGAATCGGTAAGAAAACACAGCCAATTCTGGAAGAGATGGGAATTGAAACTGTGGGACAGCTTGCAACCTGCGATGTGCAGTTACTTATAGCACGTTTTGGAAAATTCGGTGTTGTTATGCACCAGCTTGCAAATGGTATTGATACAAGAGAAGTAAAGGAAAGAGAAGAAGTCAAATCCGTGAGCACTGAAGATACTTTCGATGAGGATATCTCCGACCCCGGTAAAATAGAACAGGTTTTCACAGAACTGACCGAAAAAGTCCACACGTCAATGATGAAAAAACGATTCCGCTACAGAACTGTAACAATCAAGGTTCGTTTTGAGGATTTTAGGACATACACCCGGGCAAGAACCCTGAATGCTGCAACCACAGATAAAGAAGTCATCACAAAGAATGCCCTAATACTCATGGAAGAATTCATGGGAAAAGGCAGATTCAGGTTACTTGGTGTAGGGGTCACAAAACTTGAAAAGATAGATGAAAGACAGACTTTTTTGAGTGATTTTTACTAG
- the dapB gene encoding 4-hydroxy-tetrahydrodipicolinate reductase yields the protein MINVGVTGASGRMGRLIIDNILRSEDVQLTSAFDLVNIGKDVGEVAQIGTLNVPISSAEDMESVLKESKTQVLIDFTIADATAVNAPRAASAGVSLVIGTTGLSSEQKKTIEESIISNNVAGIISPNYSIGVNVFFKILAEASRYLGDMDIEIIEAHHLHKKDAPSGTALGAAKVISEALGGKEFVYGREGFAPRGKEIGIHAVRGGDIVGDHTVLFAGDGERIEIKHQAHSRQAFAGGAVKAAAWIGNAAPGLYTMQDILGL from the coding sequence ATGATCAATGTTGGTGTGACCGGAGCTTCCGGAAGAATGGGCAGACTTATTATTGATAATATTCTCAGGTCAGAAGATGTACAACTGACCTCTGCATTCGATCTTGTGAACATTGGAAAGGATGTGGGTGAAGTTGCCCAGATCGGCACTCTTAATGTACCAATTTCCAGTGCAGAAGATATGGAATCCGTTTTGAAGGAATCCAAAACTCAGGTTCTTATTGATTTTACAATTGCAGATGCAACTGCTGTTAATGCACCAAGGGCTGCATCAGCAGGTGTGAGTCTTGTAATCGGAACTACCGGTCTTTCCTCTGAGCAGAAAAAGACAATTGAAGAGTCAATTATCAGCAACAACGTTGCAGGCATCATATCTCCTAACTATTCAATAGGAGTAAATGTTTTCTTTAAAATACTTGCAGAAGCTTCCAGGTATCTTGGTGACATGGACATTGAGATTATAGAAGCTCATCACCTGCACAAGAAAGATGCACCAAGCGGAACCGCACTGGGTGCAGCAAAGGTCATCAGTGAAGCACTTGGCGGCAAAGAATTCGTGTATGGACGTGAGGGTTTTGCACCCCGTGGAAAAGAGATTGGTATCCATGCAGTACGCGGTGGAGATATAGTTGGAGATCACACTGTTCTTTTTGCAGGTGACGGTGAGAGAATAGAGATAAAACACCAGGCACATTCAAGACAGGCTTTTGCAGGCGGTGCGGTCAAAGCAGCAGCCTGGATAGGCAATGCAGCTCCCGGTCTTTACACCATGCAGGATATATTGGGATTATAA
- the dapA gene encoding 4-hydroxy-tetrahydrodipicolinate synthase: protein MFEGVLPALVTPFSKDGSIDSESFRNIVDFVEDGGVSGVVVCGTTGESATLETREHKELINLCVDCAKVPVIAGTGSNNTAEAVELTKHAADAGADGALVISPYYIKPNNAGLIAHFKKIAEASDIPIVLYNVPSRTGQDMPLEVIVELSRVENIVAVKEASGSLSKFSQIIEETADEDFEVISGEDGLTFPSMAIGGAGVISVVANIVPAKMVQLAEAVKACDLETARRIHFEIAPLIRALFTETNPIPVKRAVELMGLSSGDMRLPLAPLSDENSLLLENALRKLGCIA from the coding sequence ATGTTCGAAGGAGTTTTGCCTGCTCTTGTAACGCCATTCTCAAAGGACGGTTCTATTGATTCTGAAAGTTTCAGGAACATAGTCGATTTTGTGGAAGATGGTGGCGTTTCCGGAGTTGTTGTCTGTGGTACGACTGGTGAATCTGCAACCCTGGAAACCAGGGAACACAAAGAGCTGATTAATCTTTGTGTTGATTGCGCAAAGGTTCCTGTCATTGCCGGTACAGGTTCTAACAACACTGCAGAGGCGGTGGAACTTACTAAACACGCAGCGGACGCGGGAGCAGATGGCGCTCTTGTAATATCCCCGTATTATATCAAGCCCAACAACGCAGGGCTTATTGCTCATTTTAAGAAGATTGCAGAAGCTTCCGATATTCCTATTGTATTGTATAATGTCCCTTCACGTACCGGACAGGACATGCCACTGGAAGTTATTGTAGAGCTTTCAAGGGTTGAGAATATCGTAGCTGTCAAGGAAGCAAGCGGTAGTCTTAGCAAGTTCTCACAGATAATTGAAGAAACTGCAGACGAAGACTTTGAGGTAATCTCAGGTGAGGATGGTCTTACGTTCCCATCAATGGCCATAGGCGGTGCAGGTGTAATTTCTGTGGTCGCTAATATTGTTCCTGCTAAGATGGTACAGCTTGCAGAGGCTGTGAAGGCATGTGACCTTGAAACTGCCAGAAGGATTCACTTTGAGATAGCACCACTTATACGTGCATTGTTCACAGAAACTAACCCGATACCAGTAAAGAGAGCAGTTGAGCTTATGGGTCTTTCAAGTGGTGATATGAGACTTCCTCTTGCGCCACTTAGCGACGAGAACAGTCTTCTTCTTGAAAATGCTCTTCGAAAGCTGGGGTGTATCGCATGA
- the hxlA gene encoding 3-hexulose-6-phosphate synthase, with protein MSKVDPTKPIIQVALDLLETDRAIQIAKESLEGGADWLEAGTPLIKSEGMDVIRKLRDAFPEKTIIADMKITDTGAMEVEMGAKAGADIIVVLASADDSTILESVRAARKYGVKIMADLISANDPVSRSMEVEKLGVDYINVHAGIDQQMEGQDSLSIMKEVVRKVNIPVAIAGGLDAASCAEAVNAGADVVIVGGNIVRSSNVTASAKAIRESVDSPSTVQITKISKDEEIRAILESVSTSNISDAMHRKGAMQDIFPMFEGEKMVGTAVTVQTFKGDWAKAVEAIDEAKQGDVIVIYNGSRHVAPWGGLATLSCLNKGVAGVVIDGAVRDIDEIRKIGLPVFATCHVPNAGEPKGFGEINSEIVCGNQTVNPGDYIVGDDSGVVVIPKERAYEIARRAKEVEKTEQRLFEEIRRGATLSEVMKLKKWEKH; from the coding sequence ATGTCCAAAGTTGATCCTACTAAACCAATTATTCAGGTTGCTCTTGATCTCCTGGAAACCGACAGGGCAATACAGATAGCAAAGGAATCTCTGGAAGGCGGCGCAGACTGGCTTGAGGCTGGCACCCCTCTCATCAAAAGTGAGGGCATGGACGTTATCAGAAAACTAAGGGATGCCTTCCCCGAGAAAACCATCATTGCCGACATGAAAATTACTGATACCGGTGCAATGGAAGTTGAAATGGGTGCCAAGGCAGGTGCCGATATTATAGTTGTACTTGCAAGTGCGGATGATTCCACTATACTCGAGTCCGTACGTGCAGCTAGGAAGTACGGAGTAAAGATAATGGCAGACTTGATATCTGCAAACGACCCGGTTTCCCGCAGTATGGAAGTGGAAAAGCTGGGTGTTGATTATATCAATGTACATGCAGGGATTGACCAGCAGATGGAGGGTCAGGATTCACTTTCTATCATGAAGGAAGTGGTCAGGAAAGTCAACATCCCGGTTGCAATTGCAGGTGGTCTGGATGCGGCTTCGTGTGCAGAGGCTGTAAATGCAGGCGCTGATGTTGTTATCGTTGGTGGAAACATTGTCCGTTCATCTAATGTAACTGCATCTGCAAAGGCTATCAGGGAAAGTGTTGATTCGCCCTCAACGGTCCAAATCACAAAAATTTCAAAGGATGAAGAAATAAGGGCTATACTGGAATCAGTTTCAACATCTAATATCTCCGATGCCATGCACAGAAAAGGTGCCATGCAGGATATCTTCCCCATGTTTGAAGGGGAAAAGATGGTTGGTACTGCGGTAACTGTCCAGACCTTTAAAGGAGACTGGGCTAAAGCAGTTGAGGCCATAGATGAAGCAAAGCAAGGCGATGTCATTGTAATTTACAATGGTAGCAGGCACGTAGCTCCCTGGGGCGGACTTGCCACTTTGAGCTGTCTTAACAAAGGAGTTGCCGGTGTGGTTATCGATGGGGCAGTGAGAGATATCGATGAGATCCGGAAAATAGGGCTTCCTGTTTTTGCCACGTGTCATGTGCCCAATGCAGGAGAGCCCAAAGGTTTCGGTGAGATCAATTCCGAAATAGTTTGCGGAAACCAGACTGTAAATCCGGGTGATTATATTGTGGGCGATGACAGCGGAGTTGTTGTTATCCCTAAAGAACGCGCCTATGAGATCGCAAGGCGTGCAAAAGAGGTTGAAAAGACCGAGCAGCGTCTTTTTGAAGAGATTCGCAGGGGTGCGACATTATCTGAGGTCATGAAACTTAAGAAATGGGAGAAACACTGA
- the pyrB gene encoding aspartate carbamoyltransferase, with translation MKFKDQPIISMREFSREMIDHILTAAEKMEPIARGEERSDLLSGKILAVLFFEPSTRTRMSFETAMLRLGGDVLNLGSVDASSIAKGETLADTIRVVDGYVDAIVIRHPKEGAAHLASEFSSVPILNAGDGAGHHPTQTLLDLYTIKRESHLDNLKIALAGDLKYGRTVHSLCYALSLYGAQINLISPKELRMPEEIINDIIARGAKIKEVDTIEEAIKDVDVLYMTRIQKERFPDPAEYHKVANKLKITTDMLKGAKPDLKIMHPLPRVNEIDASVDDTPHACYFKQAFYGVPVRMALLGLVLGAIE, from the coding sequence ATGAAATTTAAGGACCAACCTATCATTTCTATGAGAGAGTTCTCCAGAGAGATGATCGACCATATACTTACTGCTGCTGAAAAAATGGAGCCGATTGCACGCGGAGAAGAAAGGTCGGACCTGCTTTCCGGGAAAATCCTTGCAGTTCTTTTTTTTGAACCAAGTACAAGGACTCGAATGTCTTTTGAAACTGCAATGCTAAGACTTGGCGGAGATGTTTTGAACCTGGGATCGGTGGATGCCAGTTCCATTGCAAAGGGCGAAACACTTGCAGACACCATAAGGGTTGTTGACGGTTATGTTGATGCCATAGTTATCCGTCACCCGAAGGAAGGAGCAGCACACCTTGCATCAGAATTTTCCAGTGTACCTATACTTAATGCCGGTGACGGTGCAGGGCACCATCCAACCCAGACCCTGCTTGACCTTTATACGATCAAACGTGAAAGTCACCTTGATAACCTGAAGATAGCACTTGCAGGTGATCTCAAGTATGGAAGAACCGTTCATTCATTGTGTTATGCACTATCACTTTACGGTGCGCAGATAAACCTGATATCCCCTAAAGAGCTTCGTATGCCTGAAGAGATAATCAATGATATTATCGCAAGGGGAGCAAAGATAAAAGAAGTAGATACCATTGAAGAAGCCATCAAGGATGTTGATGTGCTTTATATGACGCGCATACAGAAAGAAAGGTTCCCTGATCCTGCTGAGTACCATAAAGTTGCTAACAAACTCAAGATCACAACCGATATGCTGAAAGGTGCTAAACCTGACCTTAAGATAATGCACCCATTACCAAGGGTGAATGAAATAGATGCTAGCGTGGATGATACACCACATGCATGCTACTTTAAACAGGCATTCTATGGAGTTCCTGTGAGAATGGCATTACTTGGACTTGTATTGGGAGCGATAGAATGA
- a CDS encoding 30S ribosomal protein S17e, which translates to MGNIRQTNIKRIALRLAENHGNVFTTDFDTNKHLVTKYTTIESKVIRNRVAGYVTRKMTHRPRE; encoded by the coding sequence ATGGGAAATATTAGACAAACCAACATCAAGAGAATTGCACTTCGCTTAGCCGAAAACCACGGAAACGTATTTACAACAGATTTTGACACAAACAAGCACCTTGTAACAAAGTACACAACCATCGAGAGTAAGGTCATCAGAAACCGTGTAGCAGGTTACGTGACAAGGAAGATGACACACAGGCCAAGAGAGTAA
- a CDS encoding methyltransferase domain-containing protein has product MKERPKEYQNKEKQKSRTLGPVPHLEEHVNPDWWKKIFNSLYLKTDADIVEDANITRQEIDTFSSILGLTPESHVLDLCCGQGRHTLELARRGLKNLEGLDRSHYLIQRAKGTAKKESLGIKFKEGDARKTPYTTDTFDVVMLLGNSFGYFETSDEDLRVLKEVKRILKPWGKVLLDVADGSYLKEKYQPRSWEWIDKHNFVCRERSISTDGQKLISREVIVNDTSGVIADQFYAERLYTTEALKELLKKADFTDIEIVDSINSQTLRNQDLGMMERRIIVTATVRKEWTPNKKKAKEAKRNVVVVFGDPRKNDSLKPCGVFDDDDMYTIDQLKGGLHELENYSFKYLDNHDTLVTDLAKIRSKTDFIFNLCDEGYDNDPKKELHVPAILEMFDIPYTGSGPQCLAFCYDKALVRGIAKDLGVPVPEGIVVKGEDTLFELPMDFPVIVKPNFGDSSFGLNQHSVCNSRDEVVRAIYDIREGLGYDKPILVEEFLTGKDLSIGIIGNPPENYTVLPLTQEDYSDLPEDLPKLCGYEAKWIPDSPYWKIKSAPANLPKETEELIIECSLKLINRLECRDYTRLDWRLDEKGNPKLLEVNPNPGWCWDGHLAKMAKIADISYSDMISMILKSADERISGQR; this is encoded by the coding sequence ATGAAAGAAAGACCTAAAGAATACCAGAACAAAGAAAAACAAAAATCAAGGACATTGGGACCTGTCCCACACCTGGAAGAGCATGTGAACCCCGACTGGTGGAAGAAAATATTCAATTCACTCTACCTGAAGACCGATGCGGACATCGTTGAGGATGCAAATATCACCAGACAGGAAATAGACACCTTTTCTTCAATACTTGGCCTGACACCTGAAAGCCACGTACTTGACCTGTGCTGTGGACAGGGAAGACATACACTTGAACTTGCAAGAAGAGGTTTGAAGAACCTTGAAGGCTTAGACCGGTCACACTACCTTATCCAGAGGGCAAAGGGCACTGCTAAAAAGGAAAGTCTTGGTATCAAATTCAAGGAAGGGGACGCAAGGAAAACACCATACACGACTGACACTTTCGATGTTGTGATGCTCCTTGGCAATAGTTTTGGTTATTTTGAAACGTCTGACGAAGACCTGAGGGTCTTAAAAGAGGTAAAAAGGATACTAAAACCCTGGGGAAAGGTGCTGCTTGATGTAGCTGATGGCTCTTACCTCAAGGAAAAATACCAGCCACGCTCATGGGAATGGATCGACAAGCACAACTTTGTGTGCAGGGAGAGGTCCATATCTACCGATGGGCAGAAGCTCATATCCAGAGAAGTAATCGTCAACGACACATCAGGAGTTATAGCAGACCAATTCTATGCGGAACGCCTCTACACCACGGAAGCACTGAAAGAACTGCTAAAAAAAGCAGATTTCACGGATATCGAGATAGTTGATTCCATCAATTCACAGACACTGAGAAACCAGGATCTTGGAATGATGGAGAGACGCATTATTGTGACTGCAACGGTCAGGAAAGAATGGACACCTAATAAGAAGAAGGCAAAGGAAGCAAAGAGGAATGTAGTTGTTGTCTTCGGAGACCCGAGGAAGAATGATTCACTAAAGCCATGTGGTGTCTTTGACGATGATGACATGTACACCATAGACCAGCTCAAAGGCGGACTTCATGAACTTGAAAACTATTCTTTCAAATACCTGGATAACCACGATACACTTGTCACTGACCTTGCAAAGATAAGATCTAAAACAGATTTCATTTTCAACCTCTGTGATGAGGGCTATGATAACGACCCTAAAAAAGAGCTGCATGTGCCTGCAATACTTGAGATGTTCGACATCCCTTACACAGGTTCGGGACCGCAGTGTCTTGCATTCTGTTATGATAAGGCACTTGTGAGAGGTATTGCAAAGGACCTTGGAGTTCCGGTTCCTGAAGGTATCGTTGTTAAAGGAGAGGACACTCTATTCGAGCTGCCCATGGATTTCCCGGTTATCGTGAAACCTAACTTTGGAGATTCCAGTTTCGGACTGAACCAGCACAGCGTTTGTAACAGTCGTGATGAAGTTGTCAGGGCAATCTATGACATAAGGGAAGGACTTGGTTATGATAAACCAATACTTGTGGAAGAATTCCTAACCGGAAAAGACCTCAGCATAGGGATCATAGGCAACCCGCCGGAGAACTATACCGTACTGCCGCTTACACAGGAAGATTACTCTGACCTGCCTGAAGACCTTCCAAAACTCTGCGGATACGAGGCAAAGTGGATACCTGACTCACCTTACTGGAAGATCAAGTCCGCACCTGCAAACCTTCCAAAAGAGACAGAGGAACTCATTATTGAGTGCAGCCTGAAACTCATAAACAGGCTTGAGTGCAGGGACTACACCCGCCTTGACTGGAGACTTGATGAAAAAGGCAATCCAAAGCTCCTCGAAGTCAACCCTAATCCCGGCTGGTGCTGGGACGGACACCTTGCAAAGATGGCTAAAATCGCTGATATCTCGTACAGCGATATGATATCCATGATTCTCAAGAGTGCGGATGAGAGGATATCGGGGCAGAGATAA
- a CDS encoding DUF5788 family protein, with product MKDNEEISTREREKLLKSLHSSLFWVGKEIPYTITINGNEVHLHEIVWEIVNKPHIERSDVDNIDKFLELLSVKEKEYEEGLAHGNVSSEKAKEIFEKAAGIRRAIMDLKELTTSAKRKTIFKSRHICDNVETCEWDSLTENMKDKRWSKKS from the coding sequence ATGAAGGATAATGAAGAGATTTCAACCCGGGAAAGAGAAAAACTATTGAAAAGCCTTCATAGTAGTCTTTTCTGGGTAGGGAAAGAAATCCCCTATACGATTACAATCAATGGGAATGAAGTACACCTGCACGAGATCGTATGGGAGATCGTTAACAAACCCCATATTGAAAGAAGCGATGTGGACAACATCGATAAGTTTCTGGAATTGCTGTCAGTTAAGGAGAAGGAGTATGAAGAAGGCCTTGCACATGGAAATGTTAGCTCTGAGAAGGCAAAAGAGATATTTGAGAAGGCTGCAGGCATTCGCAGGGCCATCATGGACCTTAAGGAATTGACAACATCTGCCAAGAGAAAGACTATTTTCAAATCCAGACACATATGTGACAATGTAGAAACATGCGAATGGGATAGTCTGACCGAGAATATGAAGGACAAACGCTGGAGCAAAAAGTCCTGA
- a CDS encoding A24 family peptidase C-terminal domain-containing protein, producing MIELLKVLACMPFLLYSCYSDIKTRRVSNDVWFMMFGVGFIFIMYDLMTYGLPYLIRNILSFLFIFAFVYILFQFGAFGGADAKVLMVISLIIPTFPVIVVGSTAFPLNGIPPIDLFAFSVFGNSVILTVIVPLGLFLYNLVKNPSESLKRPLYMFIGYLTPISKLEKGHFRMIDSYEETKDGVNFRFSRSGTELSSDVIKELKAYEKEGKVKNGVWITPGLPFMIPITAGFITAVVFGDLIFYLTMQFMMM from the coding sequence ATGATCGAATTGTTAAAGGTGCTTGCATGCATGCCTTTTTTGTTATATTCCTGCTATTCGGATATCAAAACCCGGCGTGTTTCCAATGATGTATGGTTTATGATGTTCGGTGTGGGATTCATATTCATAATGTATGATCTCATGACCTATGGACTTCCGTATCTGATACGCAACATACTTTCATTCCTATTCATATTTGCCTTTGTTTACATCCTTTTCCAGTTCGGGGCATTCGGAGGTGCAGATGCTAAGGTCCTGATGGTAATTTCGCTGATCATTCCTACATTCCCGGTCATTGTGGTCGGATCAACTGCATTTCCACTCAATGGAATTCCTCCGATCGATCTCTTTGCCTTCAGTGTATTTGGCAATTCAGTGATTCTGACTGTGATCGTCCCCCTGGGGCTATTCCTGTATAATCTGGTGAAAAACCCATCTGAATCTCTGAAACGTCCGTTATACATGTTCATAGGATACCTTACTCCGATATCAAAACTGGAGAAAGGTCATTTCCGTATGATCGATTCCTATGAGGAAACAAAGGATGGGGTAAATTTCAGATTTTCCAGGTCAGGTACGGAACTTAGTTCTGATGTGATAAAAGAACTAAAGGCGTATGAGAAAGAAGGCAAGGTAAAAAATGGTGTATGGATAACGCCCGGTCTGCCGTTTATGATTCCGATAACCGCCGGATTCATTACTGCCGTGGTTTTCGGTGATCTGATATTCTATCTGACAATGCAGTTCATGATGATGTGA